AAACATGTGCTCGGAATGACGCTCCTTTGGCTGACGTTGTTGGTCATCATGCCCACCCGGCTTGAAATCAAAAATGGCGGTTGGCTTTATGCCGCAGCGACCTCCGCTTCCACGCTTTGGCTGGCCCTCAACCTTTTATTGCGTAGCTCTCTTCCCGAGCGGGTCCCTTCCTATTTATCGGTTGTCGGATGCACGTATGCGATGACGTTTCTCTGGCACCTTCAGTCCCCTTTTCAAGGGAATGCCTCTCCGTTCGGCCTTGTACTGGTCTGCGGAATGGCGGCGACCGCACTCATCGTTTGTCTCGTGTTCGCGAAAGAACGGTTCAGCCCCCAACCCAACTGGCATTATTTTTTTCAGGTGCTCTTCCTGGGGCCCCTCTTGCTTTCGTTCGGCCTTCCCCATGTGAACGGTGAGGGCATCCGGATCATCGCCATCCTCGCGAATCTCTTTCTGTTTGTGGGAGCTTTGGGAGCCATGTGGCATGGATCGCTCATGGGAAGCGACCTCCGAATAAATTTGGGCGTGATCATTCTTCTCCTCTTGCTCGTCACACGATTTTTCGACGTGCTCGGAGATCTCGTTCAAGGAGGGATCGGATTTATCGTGTCCGGGCTGTTCCTTGGGCTCGTCGCTTATGTTCTTGGAAAGACGCGCAAACATCTGATGAATCGGTCGGGAACGGGGCCCTCACGATGAAAGCACTCCGCATCATTCTTGGGGCCCACCTGATCTTTTTCGGAGCGTGGGGCTTCTACCTCCTTACCTCCCATCAGGCCGGGAAATACGTTTGGTTGGAAACCATGCCTGTCGACCCGAGGGACTACATCAGCGGCCATTACGTCGCACTGAATTTCAAAATCGCGAATGTTTCGACGACCAAGTGCTCCGAAAGCACCGCAGTTCCGGGGACGATCGCGTACGTTCGCCTCGGCGAGGAAGATCAAACATTGTCCGTCCCGGAAGGCGTAATCCGAACCTGGGGCATTGTCGACTGCCGATTCGACCGACCCACAGGAAATCGCGACGAAACGTGGATGGAAGGAAAATTCGCAAATCAACCTTGGAGATCGTCTTCCTTCATTCAATACGGCATCGAGCGGTTCTATGTTTCGGAGGGTAGTCCGTTGCGAAACGCTCGAAGCGGCGACGTCGTGGCCAAGGTTTCCATCAACAAGAATTTCACACCGCGAATCGTGGACCTCGTGAAAATCGCTAAGCGATAGCTCCTCCAAC
This is a stretch of genomic DNA from Bdellovibrionota bacterium. It encodes these proteins:
- a CDS encoding GDYXXLXY domain-containing protein, which gives rise to MKALRIILGAHLIFFGAWGFYLLTSHQAGKYVWLETMPVDPRDYISGHYVALNFKIANVSTTKCSESTAVPGTIAYVRLGEEDQTLSVPEGVIRTWGIVDCRFDRPTGNRDETWMEGKFANQPWRSSSFIQYGIERFYVSEGSPLRNARSGDVVAKVSINKNFTPRIVDLVKIAKR